In Podarcis muralis chromosome 14, rPodMur119.hap1.1, whole genome shotgun sequence, one genomic interval encodes:
- the NTAN1 gene encoding protein N-terminal asparagine amidohydrolase — protein sequence MPLLVNGERVDLSQPTRELIYTFPELEEQAKILRGQPAQSVGPKGLLYVQQREFAVTTPKDASVSILGSDDATTCHLVVLRHTGSGAICLTHCDGSDTETEVLLITNAVKVLSPNTECGRLEVHLIGGFSDDRHLSQRLTNQLLRAFDRLQDNVHLVTFCVTELNDRQEKGKHLPFIYGIAANVKTGEIFHATFPDKGPDVDLRSASILTGAKMVNVYDSRKEQLCIGPYFWMPFPHVDFWLAQDDQHILQNLSTSPLAEPPHFVSHIRATLMYLKEHPFPDKTLFPSRKPWIYRKNESGLWEKVSTDQM from the exons ATGCCTTTGCTGGTCAATGGGGAGCGGGTCGACTTGTCCCAGCCCACGAGGGAGCTGATCTACACCTTCCCGGAGCTGGAG GAACAAGCCAAAATCTTAAGAGGTCAGCCTGCTCAATCAGTGGGCCCCAAAGGACTTCTCTATGTCCAGCAGAGAGAATTTGCAGTCACCACTCCTAAGGATG CTTCTGTCTCTATTCTCGGATCAGATGATGCAACCACCTGCCATTTGGTGGTCCTTAGACACACAG GCAGCGGGGCTATCTGTTTGACTCACTGCGATGGATCGGATACGGAGACAGAAGTTTTGTTAATCACAAATGCAGTGAAAGTGCTTTCTCCTAACACGGAATGTGGAAG GTTGGAAGTACACCTGATTGGAGGATTCAGCGATGACAGGCACTTATCCCAGCGACTTACCAATCAGCTCCTGA GAGCGTTTGACCGTTTGCAGGATAATGTCCATTTAGTGACCTTCTGCGTGACAG AATTAAATGACCGGCAAGAGAAAGGCAAACATTTGCCATTCATTTATGGAATTG CTGCGAATGTTAAAACGGGAGAGATTTTCCATGCAACGTTTCCAGACAAGGGGCCCGATGTGGATCTGCGGTCTGCCAGTATCTTAACGGGAGCCAAG ATGGTTAACGTTTATGACTCGAGAAAGGAGCAACTCTGCATTGGCCCTTACTTTTGGATGCCTTTCCCCCATGTGGATTTCTGGCTAGCCCAGGATGATCAACACATCTTGCAG AATCTCTCGACGTCGCCTCTGGCTGAACCGCCTCACTTCGTTTCCCACATTAGAGCGACTCTGATGTACTTAAAAGAGCATCCCTTTCCAGATAAGACACTGTTTCCTAGCAGAAAACCTTGGATATACAGGAAAAACGAGAGTGGCCTATGGGAGAAGGTCTCTACCGACCAGATGTGA